Sequence from the Mytilus galloprovincialis chromosome 13, xbMytGall1.hap1.1, whole genome shotgun sequence genome:
aacttcttaaaaggtttatattttagaaggtgaaagacctggatgcttcatactttgtatatagatgcctcatgttacgaagtttccgtcagtcacatgtccaatgtccttgacctcattttcatggttcagtgaccacttgaaaaaaaagttcagaatttttgtaatgttgaattctctcttattataagtaataggataactatatttggtgtgtgcgtaccttgcaaggtcctcatgcccgtcagacagttttcacttgacctcgacctcatttcatggatcagtgaacaaggttaagttttggtggtcaagtccatatctcagatactataagcaatagggctagtatatttggtgtatagaaggactggaaggtgtacatgtccaactggcaggtgtcatctgaccttgacctcattttcatggttcagtggttatagttaagtttttgtgttttggtctgtttttctcatactttatgcaataggtctactatatttgttgtatggaatgattgtaaggtgtacatgtctagcgggcagatgtcatctgaccttgacctcattttcatggttcagtggtcaaaattaagtttttaagttttggtctttttatgtaattttatatgccaaaggtcagctatatttggtgtatggaaatatattatgatctatatgtcagtcccgcagatttatttgaccatgacctcaattgcacggttcattgcacagtgttaagtttttgtgttttggtctatttttcttaaactataataagtaataggtcaactatatttgttgtatggaagctttgttagctgtacatgtctgcctggcatggttcatctgaccttgacctcattttcatggttcattggtctttgtttagctacttggttaatgttaagtttatgtgacagttgtaataaagctttatacttaggactatcaacataatatcaatgattagtaaagaaggcgagacatttcagtgtgtgcactcttgttttctgttatatatatCTCTGTATACACTTATGCATGTATGGGCATCATCTTTTTCcaattgacacattccccattttttcCTAATTACAGGAGAAGAAGCGAAGAATCCACAAAAAGCTATACCAATCAGTATTGTTGTGTCATTATTTACTATTTTCCTGGCATATACTGGAATGTCTATAATATTGACCTTGATGTGGCCTTATTATGATCTTGACAGTGATGCACCATTACCGGAGGTGTTCCATGATGTAGGATGGGATGTGGCTAAATATGTTATTGCTGTTGGTGCTGTTTGTGGTCTTTCCACAAGGTAAGTGTAAAGTTATCAGAAGACAATATACTAAtaagggctgttccagaaaataGTATTTCCCCCAAGGGATGGATGTTTTTTTAACCCCTCCCCCCAcctaaacaaaataaattaaaacaacatcCCTATTGCATTTTGGTATTTCAATTACAACCAcccatataaaattgtaaaaaaagttgccTTCCCTTGGGGGAGACATatagtattttctggaacagccctaaggagatgtggtatgattaccatgcagttaaacaactctccatcagagacaaaatattataagttaacaactataggtcaacgtatggttgtcaacaatgagaaaaactcatactgcatagaaagctataaaaggctccatatgacagatgtaaaacaatttaaatgagaaacTAAATCTGATTTATGTACgaaacaataatgaaaaaaataaattataaatgacaaccactgaatacaggcttctgacttgggacaggcacatacagactGTGGCTGGGTTATTTCAGTTGGCCTATTTACAAGGAAAACTtacaatttttttatgatatcaatTTTAAATCATATCATCAAATTGTATACTCATGTCCAATTAGAGTCATATGAATGGAGTGAATGGTGAAAAATAATagttatccaattcttgaaccaatgcatgtatatactgtaagttcagaaattattgcgaggtttttatttttgcgaataatgcgacagaattataaacgcaataattaaaactcgcattttgtaatattttatctgaATTAAGCAggacttttctcaaaatcgtaaaaatttaaattgcatttaagttttaaatgacaaaattgcaataataaatgcatgcaataatttctgaatttacaatatcaTAAACTTGTTTTCTGtgcatgattttatcattttttacacatccatatcatataatcgtaattttttttttatctttgtctgttatgatttgaaaatatggcagctaattaattgtcgtgttttgaagccgtagctTACCAATTGGCAccttagtaaacaatcaacaaagaagcattgATATTGAGTACATGTATAACATCCATGCCTATTGCAATCACAggatttttacgagaaaggtCACGCAGAGTTCACGGCATACAGAAAACATATcgtaatttgaagtttcatatgccTTTAAACAAACATTGTTAAGCTTTAGATCTATTTTGTAGTTTACTTGGAGCCATGTTTCCATTACCAAGAGTGATATATGCCATGGCATCAGATGGATTAGTATTCAGATTCTTATCTACTGTCAGCAAGAGATTTCAGACTCCATTAATAGCCACGTTCATCTCAGGGTTACTGGCAGGTACGATTTAATATAAAATGAAGATATGAAAACCCTGAAATGtcgaatgtaaaacaattcaaactagaaaacttatggcctaatttatttacaaaaaatgaatgaaaaccaaatatgtaacacagtaaCAAAGGACAACCTCTGAATTATAGGTTCTTGatttaggacaggcacatacataatgtggtggggttaattCTGTTTGATATTATATGACATTATAAATTCCATCTTAGTGGTCTCATCGAAAGGtgattaaatgaataaatatttatgcaagttatGCATTCAAACCCAGACGGGGTCAAacctttaaaattggtatttgctgcttgcCTGTCTGAGTAGAGGGATTATAATGTCTTCCTATGAATGGCCAGGAAATAGCATGTTGTAAATCAAGCTCAGTATTTTggtctatttctgtcatattaaTATGGTCTAGGCCTGAAAATTCATTCAATAAAATGCTACATGTACTAAAATTTTCATAGCCATCAACCCTCATTGAAGATTTCATTAGTGGCTTTTGGCTGTTGTATGCTCTTTGTTagggtttttgtttctttgacacattccctatttctacTTTAATTTCATTGTTATGCCTGTAGATGTAAAACTGTGTTTTagcttttagtttaaacatatttatttatagtggatttggaaacaagttttgcaacttatattaatccctttccactttgcgaatgcgagtgctgccttgtagcggcattagcctactcttttttgaaatctacaagggtgtctttaatgtgcaagagatatggctctctcttaacatgggtcagcaatttatcgtccccttccgacggactatcattgtttcctcaagaccatactcgcagatggtgtcaagggagagccaaaaattgagttcctgaaattttcatcccaaacgggaatcgaaccaggaacctttgtgttagtagtccgatgcagtaaccactacaccacagctCTCTTTAACTTGTGCAATTGTGTTATACATAtagaatcttaatatttttttgttttgatgccTTACTTTGTATTGACTTGTTCAAAAATTGTGATGGCTCATCTATTTTGCAAATTAATTTTCAGGTGTTATGGCAATGTTATTTGACTTACAAGAACTGGTAGATATGATGTCTATAGGAACTCTACTGGCTTATACACTAGTAGCTGTTTGTGTGTTAATTTTAAGGTATGACCTGGtctgtttaatgtttttttattgtttaagaatcaattcacattttattcaataatgaGATATATAAAGATAATCTCTTgaataaaatgttgtttatttcTTATTGGTTGATTATCTCCTCTTTATTATTACAAATAGGGCAgaatttaaatcaaatgaaacCATTATAGAGTATGTAATACTTTAAACATGGATAGGAAACATGAAAGATTGTTTATATCATTTAGAAATACTACAAGCtcagtttaacatgtttaacaaaataaattgtaCTAGCTGTTAAAAAATTGTCAGTTATGGTATATGCTTTTCAACATGTTTaatatgaatatttgaaataaaaattaactgtCAAATCTTTTTATATATGTTAATAAGTAGCCTTGTTTGTAGCTATACCACAAATGTTTGTCTCATTTCTCTactcattttattgataaattgttTACTGGAAATAAATCTCTAATGAATGGTTTTTTGAATAGGGGAGACAAATCATACTGCATCAGTAATTTGCATGAAATTTAGAAAgagtatatttattaaaaaaaaaaaaaattatgcaaaacTACAAGAAAAAGGTAATGCAAAAACGGGATAAGAATCTTAAAGAGACATATTCTTATATAAATTCAttttcaagattacaaaattatATGTACATTCAGATAGGCAAACAAATATGAATGAATCAAAAACACAAACATGAATACAATAAACTAAAGATAGACCTTTTTCGGGAAATGTAGTAGAATATGTTAAAGATATATATTTCACTCATTTATGATAAtctttatatttatcattttgttttttatatgtttcagaTATAAAGTAAAGTGTTTTTCATTCAAACATAAAGTTGAAGTTTATATTGAAGATGGAGATGAGTAAGTCATATTTAATGCATAATGTATAAAGGAGGTCGTTTTAGAAAGggctatattttttttgcaatcttTGTAAAATTAAAACATCAACATATTACAGGCCTATTTGGTGGTGTTTCATCTTACAAAGTCtatccaaattattttttttgcaaataattcccattaaggtggtagaccttggttcagggagataactctttaaatcatcagtacgtttgtaaaagtcaagttcatcaatgtattttaagcatttacctgaaacagattgaaaataatctatgtaacctagaagcttagaataaatttttaaaaatggttgacacaaacgtactgatgattttaagagttgtttcccttaacctaggtctacctccttaagctGGTGCTACTGGCAGTCTTGAACTTGCAGTTAATTAAGCAAGAGTTTTTTGGCTCCATTTTGAatgcctcactgtgactttgagatgaggaacagcaataaaagtgctgttcctttgctttttgttgtgtttttagCTGCACATACACTATTGTGTCATGGTTGGATACACCATACCTATTGTTTTTCTAGTGCAATGATTTGAGTTTCATTGGGAACAAATATTTGACTTTTCATGCTGAGAAGCTATATTATAAATGACTTTTTGGGGGTTTAcataaaaacagaaaatttaatctCATATTTTACTCTGAAAATTCAACctcatatgtgaaaatgtctatGCTTTGAAATGAGCCATCTGTTTTAagtgataaataaatattttacatcagatctaacattttaaaaattgacattATAATTTAACTATGCAACTGTGACAGAAAGTTCAGTATATCTTAAATGTTACTTTTGAGTTTGACATTTATGTCTGTGACAATGTGATGGGCTTaaactatattatttatatttatatttatgatcatatattctcaaaatgtttatttaattggtttattcccgattgtcccactttttaaattttagagttctgattgtcccacatgaaaagttctgattgtcccacattattttataaagtaaaatgttcttagataaacaaggttactgttgtttgttttgctaaGTAAACAAGAATTTATTATTGCacattaaatatttcttttataaaagtataaaatattacttttataaaagtataagattgagaatgaaaatggggaatgtgtcaaagagacaacaacccgaccatagaacatataaaagtacaaaatattaaatgttatagaagtataaactaaatattaatttataaaagtataaaaaaaaatatgtttttttaaatcattagataaaaACACTTTTAATTTAAAACCAATATTATATCTCTGATTTCTACAATGTTacgttatttataaaacaaatgtaattaCAATACcgtaattttaataatattttctcTGTGaagttttttaaaaatagatacagAAATAATTCATGCAATTTAAACGGGTATAAACTTACTCATTTACATTCTACCGtcaatctgggaacagtatatctaacagtCAATATAAATGTTCCCGCCTCTGTTCGAAATTGTTGATTGAGAAATGTTTCCACTAGTACCTTTGCGATTTTACTAGGGAAGTCAGAGGACATTTTTACAACATTCTCTGAGCTTTTGAAGACTGCTAATATCCAATGTTAGATTCACCTGAATCAACAACTTTCGTTATGGATAACGAAGCTGTTGTCCAGATTTTTACTAGATTTGCCTTTCAAATAATCACTATTAGAGATTGTTTTACCAATATTCCTATTGTCTTTTCCATAatgatgttgtatgattgccaatgagacaactctccactgaagaccaaatgacacagaaataaacaattataggtcgctatacggccttcaataattagcaaagcccataccccactGTAAGCTTTAAAAGGCAGtaatatgaaaaatgtaaaacaatttaaacgagaaaagcTAACGACCTAACTCATGTaccaaataatgaacgaaaaacaaatatgtaacacagcaacaaactacaaccactgaattacaggcatctgacttaggacaggcaagtacagatctaagagtactcgcaattatactgacagctagttcaaagtcaataataACTATTTTTAAACTATgcgtttaaaaaatatataaatattatttgttcatttttttctttctcaatattttttacaaGTTACATTGATTAGTAACCTGTAACAAACTGCTacatactataaaaacaaaataatcactATCAAAACAATTCCCGATTGTCCAACATTTAAatttcccaattgtcccacaaacttattcccgattgtcccacaaaatttcattacttttttacctgtaatttcaaaaagtgggacaatcgggaagacaccatttaattgaataaaataaatacaggggaatatctattaagaaaatcatgaccTTGTAAAAGGTTGTTCAATTGACCGCTACGTTACATATAACATATTTACGTGCAGACCAGGTGGTGACATGTAGCAATAACAATTAGTTAAAACACTGGACATACATGTATTCTTCAAACATCAATTTCCAggttggtcaaaacatgtcaattagagtcaacttaatatatattcatccctgtatcttttgatttaagactaAAATGGTCAAATTAATAGAAACCTTTACACTGTTTATATTCTGTTTCTGGAAAGATAAAATGGCAAGATAATTTTTTGTGTCcacatattttttacatttgtacattttgaGATATAATTTCAGTCAACATGATACTTCCTCCAAAAGCCATTTATTAGGGAACACaagtaagaaaaaagaaaatactagCAGTTATATTAAAAAGATGTTTCTAAGAGATGCAAATCAGAAGACTCCAACGATAGAAACAGAAAAAATCACAGAGTATAATATAGCAATTataggtaaatatatatattgcaatGTTAAAGGTTTGTTggaaattattcaaataaaacacataaaaaatccAATAGAAACATGTCCCATCCCCTTACAAATCACTTGTATAAGGTCATGCATGGAATACGCAATAGCTTTTGCAACTTTTTTCTAAAACTGTGGCAGTATTGTCAAATTAAAAAACTTGACGTTAAAATTGTTATTTCAATTTCTCTGTGCAGCATTTCTTGAAATCCTTATAATAAATCTTGCAGTTGTGTCATTttaaaattgccaaaaaaaaattatgcacaaatttctgaatttacaaggCTCCTTATTAATTTAGAGAACTCTTGTATAAAGACATGCTTTGAACATTCTTAAGTGATtgattatttataaatcaaacgcTTTTATATAAAGACAACAAGatttccaatgagaaaactatgtACCGAAGACCTAAGTGTTGAGCATCTAAACACCCATAttgtatagtaagctataaacatttgataaaagCAAAATAATAAACTTTGAAGCCATACCTCATAGAAAAACAATAGCCTGAgaaataacagaaaacaaaaattgtaCTGGTATGTGGAgtccaaaacaaatcaaatatatattaagaaATTTTAAGCCCCATTTAttctcatttaatttttttttttcagttttattaatAGTAATTTTAAGTCTCATTTTGGTGGTAGCAGAGGAGAGTATATCAGACAGTAAACCATGGGCTATTGTTTTAGCTTTAATATTTGCCATTGCTATATTTGTAATGGTGTATTCTATATGGGTCCAGCCAGAAAACCAAGATCCTATACATTTTAAGGTAAATTAATTGTCAAAAATTGTGGATTCATtgatatttgttggataccaattatcgtggattttgtgggtacaagGGAAccacaaatttgaaaattaaacgaattgcaaattttctaaaggaatgtatgcagacttagccaaaaccaagaaattaaatatccatgaatatgcaagttttcctaaaAGCACTAAAATGGGTATACTTACAtgaaaataactgaatccacagaaaactgtaaattcagaaattgatGTGTTCATGGATTATTtggatttttaaataaaattgagaatggtaatgggaAATGTGTTAGAAACAACATCCAAACTGAGGAGTAggaaacagccaaaggccaccaattggtcttcaacacagaaaaaaaaactttgaacacAGAGGCAGGTGTCAGGTGGCCCTTTAACAATAATGAATACTAGTTCAAAgaaaatggatgtcatactaaactccaaaattaATTACAAGACTAAAAAGGACAGAGGGTCCTGagttgggacaggcacaaaaaaaaaagactggaCAAAAACAGTGATGTATTGCAATTTCATGAAAAACTGcatacaattatataattttatgtgTCAAATACTGTGAGTACTTTGTTTATGGGTATGAGTTTTCATGGTTTGTCAACAAAAGTAACATGTTCGTGGGTTCTTCAATTCATGGAATTTAGCTTCCTGAAAATACAAATTGAGTAAAAATTCAGTTGTATCAATGTGGTATTCTTTGTACTTTCTAGTTgcaatctaaaaataaattccttttttGTGCAGGTTCCATTGTTGCCATTTTTACCTGTGAttagtatttttataaacatcTACTTGATGATGAAATTATCAACAGCTACATGGATAAGATTTGCCGTATGGATGGCAGTAGGTGagtttaatatgaggcaggcataacctgtgaatggggacgaagtctgtatgtatttttttttttaattcaaacatgttaataaaagAAACGGAAACACCATTGCGTTCCCAATTTTGGTTCTATTGTTAGGAATTTAGCTGTGACGTTTTTTAAGtcatgacgtcatattcaatgtatacaaaagaaacgctttcaacaggtaatgtttttttcatatcaaacaattgttaaaaatgaatttgtattgggttccaatcttatattttactagactgataaatatatattttatacaaagtctcatgcaaacaagactgGAAAAGAAAGTAAATTTCTGTGCAAATGGGGGGaaaccggaacaggaagtagatctgaaaaaaagttaaccattttgagttcattagtagaatgaaaaattcgggaaattttcccgatttaaaaaaaaaaaattttattgatttttctaccataaTTGGGGACTTCATATCCATATCAATTGACTAAAAGGATCATATTTGCCATATATACTGGGTTTGTAAAAAAAGTAGAggttgaaaaaaaagtatatatactgtagattcaatattatttgttggataccaatttttgtgggatTTTTTAGTACagatgaaccacaaattcaaatgtgtaacaaattcaaataaaaattgaaGGCTTAGTTTACAGACTTTATAAACAAAAGTGTGAAATCAAATATACAGCCTTCTAAAATGAGCGAAACCTATACTGTATAGTCTGTTACAAAAAACCCAatcaaaattaaatgttaaatcaaagcgctgtaagcgctgaggcagttaaccaaaaaccaggcAAAcgcagaaattttcataagtgggggcccactgcctGCCTAACAGGggacctgctccagtcatgcttcagtgattccctatataatcaaccaaattttttctcaaaaatggaaagggggggggggggcactgaaaattcctctaaatccgcctctgatgtggcattaaacattcatatattgtacatttatgtttatctaatgaattaattattaaggcaaataatttatatgttatcaaggtttcaatagcaatgaatatataaatgtatatttttatggtgagtctgcagtggtacaagtttgcaatgattgtagttgttctagttggtagttaactttggttttagttgactgttagtagtatgtgttgacttagtacgaacatgtaatagtatgaatggactggtttgcCTGTAAAGAAAACTGAGTATGTGTTCTTTAGTACAATAGTTATGcaacacaaatcagacaaatgttcactactacaaggatcaaaggtgaggtatgactgacctgcc
This genomic interval carries:
- the LOC143057307 gene encoding cationic amino acid transporter 2-like, whose protein sequence is MSGFIGKLVRKKYIDISNVTDTKLNRVLNTFDLTALGIGSTLGAGIYVVAGQVAKEKAGPAVVLSFFIAAVASVLAGLCYAEFGARVPKTGSAYVYSYVTVGEFIAFIIGWNLILEYVIGTASVARAWSSYFDSLINKTIQHFFEDNMPMNVGGLSPYPDFFAFGITLLLTCILAIGVKESSTFNNIFTGVNLLVVIYVIVCGAFKADTHNWSLTRNEIGNTTVYGKGGFMPYGFSGMMAGAATCFYAFVGFDCIATTGEEAKNPQKAIPISIVVSLFTIFLAYTGMSIILTLMWPYYDLDSDAPLPEVFHDVGWDVAKYVIAVGAVCGLSTSLLGAMFPLPRVIYAMASDGLVFRFLSTVSKRFQTPLIATFISGLLAGVMAMLFDLQELVDMMSIGTLLAYTLVAVCVLILRYKVKCFSFKHKVEVYIEDGDDQHDTSSKSHLLGNTSKKKENTSSYIKKMFLRDANQKTPTIETEKITEYNIAIIVLLIVILSLILVVAEESISDSKPWAIVLALIFAIAIFVMVYSIWVQPENQDPIHFKVPLLPFLPVISIFINIYLMMKLSTATWIRFAVWMAVGFAIYFGYGIRNSSEGKSGQSVPLLEETSDHED